Part of the Engystomops pustulosus chromosome 4, aEngPut4.maternal, whole genome shotgun sequence genome is shown below.
aaaaaagcaaaaaagccATCTGAGGCAATGCCAGTCCAGAGTACGTGCCTCCGGCACTTGTATATTTACTGCTCGCCCCACCCACCAAAAACTCAGCCGAAAAATGGAGATTCAGCGGCAGACATGGGGAAGTGGCAGGAATAGTGTGACAATAAGCAGAGAGGAGGCTGCATGTGCTCTATGTAGTCAGTAACATCCGTGGCCTTCGCCATATTCCTGCTACGTCATACAAGCAACAGAAAGTATTTCTCTGTAAATTTCCTGCATTACAGTTACTAGGAAATGCATCAGTAACTACAGAACAACTTGTACTTTATTTTCACATATACAAGACAGGAAATCCCAGTGTCCTCTAGGTGCTGAACCATCATGTAGAATTTATGGTGGAAATCGCTACATTGGGAAAAACGTTATAACACCTACTTAAACTTATTACCCAGGACTGTCTATGACAACTTCTCCCAAACTGGGGGGTAGGGGCAGCGCTAAAAAGTATCCAAAATCCAATTTTTCTAGAGTGACCATTATatctaaaaatgtaatatatttatCAGAACTCCCACGAGCTTGTGAGTGTAAATTACCCAGTCTATGAAACCAATGATCAGTGTCCATTTCTCCCCCGGATAATACGGTATTAGCCAAACTGGATAAAAACACCTCATCCTCAGAAGCAGGCGAGGTCATCATCTTTAAATCCATAAAGACTTCGGCATCAAGAATTAATGGATGGTTATTGGGTCAAACCGATTAAAATGACGAGTTAAGAGATCACATATCTATGAGCTGAGTGCTGATTCATGACTCACGCTGCATATATGAAAGATGCACTTTGCACATACTGTGGAAGTAAATATTTGTTGGCCAAGTTTCGTGCTATAACCATCAACTTATTCCGTATACATCCAATTTTTCTGCCTGGTCTGCAGCCTTGTGATCCAAAGAAGCCATAGTAGTTCAGTCTTCCCTTTCTGCATTGCACTGCATTGATATCCTTAGACTTATGTGAAGCTATAAGGGAACTTGTCTCACTTAAAGTGCAGAgtaatctgcaggtagcatgttatagagcagcaggggtCTGAGGAGTGATCTATCAGCAGCATGTTatgaagcaggaggagctgcgcagatTAATATTAGCCAAGTAGTAAAATATTCAGAATAACTCATCCTGTGTTTAGGAGTCCAGTAGGTGGTCCTAAATGCCTCAGTGTGGATAACCCTCAATCACTAACAGAACCACCCACATTATAACTAAACTCTGAGTAGATTTACAGCCAGTGTCTGACTGCTGTGACTCACGTTGTGTGGACATAAATGGCATGTGTGGATGGCATGTAATTATTAAATGGGGTCACGTTGCCAGTCACAGGTTGCTGTAACAGCATGACCgcactaaaaaaaatataaacctgTCAGGGTGACTCCAGTCACATTATTACCTGCTACATAAGAATGACTGCACCATCTGACCATTCAAGGATTTTTTGGTAGCTATTTACCATACAAACATACAAGTCCACATAGGATAagattttctgaattttttttaaccaaatttttttatttaaaataatgatATTACTGAACCATCGCTATCAGCAAAGATCACCCACAGAAGAACCTGTAAAAAGTAAATTCATGGCTCAGCACCTCCTGTGGGTAAAGGGTTTCCTGGCACTACAGTGTGTAGATACTTCTATAGACATCCTGTTGACCCTTTCATTCCAAGTTCCTAACTTTTTACAATGAAAAAAAAGTATCCTTTACATTGGTGCCTATTGAGCTTTTGCTTAAAGTAGGCTCACAAACCGAAAAGCCAATTTAGACTTCCCTTAAGCCAACAAAATCTTTCTAGCTACATTCTACTAATGTAGAATGTTAGGGACATAAAAATAACGGTTACACCTTCCCAGTTCCATCTAAACAACCATAAATACAAATTCACTGTAATGTAAGGagtgcaaaacctgaaaacgtaGCCCTGGCTTGATAAGTATTACAAAGGTTGATCCTTTGCAAAATGCAGTGTCAACGTACAAAATTTATTCTGCCAAACACTCATAAAAGCAGCAGCCGGGGAAAACAAACAAGTGGCTGCGCATTTTATATGCACTCTCCCCTGTGGAATATTAACCAATTTTGAAATTAAACCAAGCGACAACATCAATTTGTTCTTCCGAACATAACACTGGAAGTTTACCAGGTAACAACCCGACATGAGAACTTTAACCCAATGAGTGCTCGGGAGACCGCAGACGACAGCGTAAAGTCCACTGAGTAAGGAGCAGCTACATTGTTTATTGCTTTATCTAACCTTAATAATCCAGCATATACATCAAACTTACCTTGAGTAGCCATTTGAAAAGAGAGGCCTGCCCGGATAATTTACATTCCCCGGGGTATTGTCTTCCCCAGTCCCATGGCACCTATTCCAAGTTTCTGAAATAGTGGACAGATGTGTGCCCAAAGTAAAAATTGGCTTCTGATCTGGCTGTTTCTGCGAAATGGGGGAAGTGTTCAAATCATAGTGGTACATTTGCCCCCCTGAAGTGCTGACACCATGCACAGAAATTGCTGATGTTTTATTACCAAACAGGCCAGCTCCAGATCCAAAATGGCCACCATAACAAACTGGACTAAACTTTTCCTGTTTTACCACCCCTGGGGTACACAGTTCTATAAAGTCCTCTTTTTCAGTCTTCACTTGAGACAACTGTATTTCTGTGTTGGGCAGCAGCATGTCCCCTGCTTTGGGTGTACAATCCTGCAGGATGAGAGGTTTGCAGTCCTCAGTTACTGCACCAGACCTCAAAAGAAAATCATCATCAGTGGTCAAAGGAGAAAGCAAGCCAACTGCGTCATCTTCAAAGATAGGGTCCAATTCCCATGGACTGCCCTTGTTATCCCTAGGTGAATCAGGGGGCAGGTCTAGATCCTTTAAAAGGTCAAAGGTGCTTTGGTCTTTGGAATACAACTTGGCAACGCTGCTCCCAATGCTGCCCCCCTGACCCTGTACAGAAGGACTTGCTTGGGCAGACATGTCACATTTGATGTCGCCTTTGTCCTCAAGGCCGTCTGCCGCTTTCTCCGAGATGGGTGGCTTTGCCTGAAGACTGGCGATGCTCTCTTCCAAAAGCCTGAAATCGTTATCTGCTGTAGGGACTCCAAGTGGAGCTTGCTGAGTGTAACCAAGTTCGTTGCCCATTACTTTTGTGTCTGGCTCCCCCATATAGAGTCCCATTGAGAGTGAGACTGCCTTGGACAGGTCGGGCTGAGGGACATTGCCCAAACCATTGGCTGGTTCCACAGTTCTGGCCacttgttgctgctgctgctgtctggTGTCTGGCAGTGCTGCAGGTGGTGTTGCACAAGATGTAGAAATGTTCACACAGGCTCCACCTCTGTAGTTTGTAAATAAATCAATCACGTTCCCTGTCTTGTCACTGTAATGTGCGCTCTTCACAGCCTGAGATCCATTGGGTGGCTTTAACAGGTCTTTGGGATCCATCGAGTACCGATGCCTGAAGGGTAACAGGAAACAAAATAGAGTAAAACCAAAAGCaaacaaacaacaaaaaacaacTGACAGTGTTCTGCCCATGATCTTATCAAACTATTATTACTAATAATATTGCCACAAGAATAAAACAATACAGTAAAGCTGGAGAGGTAGAAATATTAACCCTGCGTTATTCTCACCACAAGCCAGAACGATCATCACTGTTAGCCAGATGCGGCAGGcaatgccatgctcagcgctgtATTATTACTCCCTTATGGAGAtacattaattatatacagtctcTCTCGTGTCTCATCTCATGACTCAAACAAAGGAGCCCTTATTGACCAGAATATACATGAACGCAACGCGGAGAAGCAAATATACATTGCACTGTGTCACTAATGTCCCATTAGCAATGCAAATCACAACTTCCTAATCTTCCATATTGTGCCTCACATTCAGACTATAGAGAATAGTACAGCAGACCACTAAGGCGAATGCAGATTGTCGCTATAAGAAGTCTGAAGAGCCAGCTGCCGGATGCCATTGTGAGCTCAAGATAGAAAATATTAAGAGATATTTTCTGTTTCTTTAGCGTTTTCTTTGAGTTCTCCAATTCTCCCTTCAAATACATACAGAGAGGTCACTGTGCCCCCTATAATGTGCGTAGGATAAGACATATGGGAATGTTGATGCTACAAACAAATAAATTGATATATTTATCTACATACAacgatatctacagtatataaccACACAGCCTGTGCATCATGTTCTTTAGGGTGAATGCACACATTTTGTATACATTTTCTGTGCGTACATAGACCCGTGGTGCAGATTATGACACACAGCAGGTCACTTGTTATGTGGATTTCCTTCTTTTACAATGTACAATTGAAATCTGCAGCAAAGCTGGGGATTTTACAGCAGATTTATTGCATAGGTATGGCGAAATGAATGGGCGCGTCATATAGAGCGCTCCCTCCCTACAGCCTTATTATACTGTAACAGAGAGGATATTATGACAAATATGGTAAGGAAAGAATCCATAGGCCCAATTATTCAGCCTATACCACAGATGACTGTCTACTATGAGAACTCCTATAGTATCCCATGATCACAGTACTGTAACAAAGTTTCCAGTGTGTAGCAGTACTTGATCACAGGCTGTCAGTGAGGGGGGGATCCGTaggctcctcccacacacagaccTGGTCGGCTCAGCCGTTAGATCCCGGCGATCGCCCCCTCCTTGGCTCCCCGACCTGTTGCACGACACACCCACCCGTACATAACAACAAGGCTGACTGTACACACGGCTATTAATACTAGTGGGAGCGTGACGTCACGCCCGGCCCCGCCCCCGCAGCCCGCGCCGCTGTCAGCAGAGAGGAAATAAACAGGTCGCCAGTGACGGGGGAGCGCGGTGCAGCCCTCCGCTCGGTGCACGTCATGGCCCGGCTACCTGTGACCACCGctgatactactactcccagcggcGGGCTcccggggcatgctgggagtagtgagTTTCACAACAGCTGGAGCGGCCCACGGAACATTGCGGGGGGAGGCTGTATTATTAATAACAGGTATTCCCCCCGCGCTGAGAAAAGTTCCATGTAGCCAAATAGACGCCGGCGGGACAAGAGTCAGCTCTTGGGCCCAGTGCACACGGATGACAGAGCCGGAGTGCGTTACCGGAGCCGCCGAAAGTTGCAGGCGGAGGCAGTAAGAGGAGCTGCCGCGTCACTTGTGGCGGGCTCCTCCGCATAACTACATGGAGGGGCCGGGGGCAGCGTTTGCCCTTCAGCCGCCATTCGTGGCTACTTACATGTGCGGTAACGTCAGCGGCTCCGGCTCGGCGCTGTGCCCTGGACAACACACAAGTTCCCCGGCAGCGCCTCATACGTACACGAGAGTGCGGAGCAGCTCCCCGGGCGCCCCAGGAACATCGTCCCGACACCGGCGTCACCCTGTACACAGTAGTCCCGGAGTGTCCGCGCCGCAcagctgctccctcctccccctgtgcacgCCCGCCCCGCACTGCTGACACTTACTCCTCCCGGCCTCACACTCCGGGCATGTCTCTCGTGTGGGTGGACGGTGCCCCCTCCGTGCGCGGCTCACAGCGGCCCCAGTGCGCGGTGCAGACGGCAGAGGCGCCCTCGGGGTTGGGAGCCGCCTATCCCGGACATGTAgggaggagagaggcagagggcgGCCGCCCGGCGGAGGGGGCTCCCTGCGCGGAGGGAGGAAGAGACGCTGCGAGCGGGGAACGCTGCAACCTGTTGGCTGCTGCCGGCAACTACAGCCCCGCTCCTGCCCCGACACAGCGCGGCGCCGGCAGCCGAGGGGTTAACCGCACACCGCGTCATCTACAGCCGCAGATACACATATTGTAATACATCCCTCAGCTGGGACGGCAGCTACATCACACCATCGTGGCTATATGAACAATCCGGGTGGTCCGGTGACAACAAGTTAGCCCTTATCCatggagggtctcagtgatgggaccccaggGAGGTTGAGAacggggtccattgtaccccccACTGATTAGAGCATGCAGCAGGGATGCTGATGGATATATCCGGCTATAATCCATCTCTCTCCATCTCCAGTGGTTTCCCATTGCaatgaattcaatttaaaataccagCCATAACTTATAAAACCTGACCCCTCCATCAGTAATGTCCCACAGGGAATCACCCATCCTCACAAGACCTTCTGCTGCACAGTCTCAAagacttaggctggtgccacacgtagcgctttgtctgtgcttgcaaacgcagacaaagcgatacgtgtggcaccagccttaggcagcagtcacacgttccgctaggtgtccgttcataacgcgctgctagcgcacagggggcgttCCTTGgcccgaacacacatgcgtttccagagatatGCATGctatcggcttatcaatcgcatgcgcgTTATAATACagagtgtaatcagagctgtgtgaccatggtcagatttctgtccactggaagtaaacataggagcTTCCTATGGAatcacaacaagcagagatctagaaaactgtgaggaaatgattcagaaagtacattggaaatttgtgtaacttttcattattcaacaatattaattacttgttgaaatgggaacaccctttaattttctgacaaaccctatttaactggctaaagtgactgaaaccctccagcaGCAGATTGTCCAGATGAACGCCAGCCATAGTGACCCTCTCAGCCATAGCAAGCCATAGATTGTTATGTGTCTGTAATTTCTCGAATATCGCATCTTTACCACATTACACACTCATTCAaatcccccaagaaggctggtcgccCTTGATAGACGAATgccagagaggacaggataagggCACTTTCACACTGGCGTTGTTTTTCaaatccgtggttcagtgattttcacagatAACACACTGAGCCATTGATTTTTTAAGGGgggtttcaaatatttttttttcactaatctgTGGTCCATTCATAAAATTTTTAAACCAGTCTGTTGTTTTCTAATGggaatcacggaaggcaataataGTCTATGTAACTGATTACATGtcaatttttttcactgatgaggctgggaaatcaggtgtgatgttttcaaacctTTGCAAAACGGAAGCAAAACTGAGACACAACGCAACGGACATGCAATACACAAGTGAGATCACTCTtaggcagagaatctccatgggtaatagtTTTACACAGCTGGAATCTCATCATAGTGACACATtgaagagcatttggactgaagaTCCACAAGATCCCTACAATGACCAAACCTCTCAGCTGAGGAGCATGTAGTGTGACCAgtggagaagtggtccacagttctttttagtgatgaaagcaagtttattaATGCTGGATGATTGATCTGGAGGAGTATATGAtcagctattagttggtctagtttccaGGTGGATTTTCGGGTGTAGGGACTAGGTCACGCCTCTGGTTCGTGAGGCTACGCACCTTTTTGTACAAGTCGGAAAACTGCCTGAAAATTCTCTTAAAACCCTCACAAATGTAGTGCAACGCATTTCAAGTGCAAAATATTCCACCATTCTTGTGTAGAAAGATTGATAAATCTCCAATGTGTCCTCCTCTAATCTGCTGAATGCACGTGTCCAATTGTTTGTTGTTTCTTTACCTTTTGGACAATTAGCTGTCAAGCAGAATGTTTTGGCAAAAGTGGCAACAAACTTGGAGTTTCAGAAGTTACACTAAAGCAGATTGCaacagttttcatatatttaggcAACAGAGGCTGCAACAAAGGCATAGACGTGGATGTCTTTTGGCCACATCTCACAATAATGATGTGTTCATTACAAACAATGCCACAATAAGTGCTATTAAACGACCTAATCGGAATCGGACCTACTTGGAACCATTTTTGCAAACTGGACCGTTAGGTTTGTCaataaattagcaccaggtgccagactGACACCAATaccttgcaggtatctgaaagtattCTCTCAGTTAGCTCAGTGTTCTTTTTAAACAATTTTCTTCTAATTTTTAtcctgtgctttagaatatatacaatttataaagtaagcttaaaggggtattccaggaataagcataatttatatacaaatggttccttaaaatataagctaatgtgtaaaattagttgttatttaaaattttgtttccCTTAGCAgacaatgctggtgacatagactgtaatgaagaattaaaattctactggccctttaatcagtccgttaatctCCTTCACCCGGTCcgatgcggagcagacacaggacagaagatggctgctggtcacatgtccacatcacatgtcctgcacctgcctggggaggtcatgtgatcaccactacggtAGTCGGTTGGTTCCAGTGCATCCAGtagggccagtgttgtggtgatgtgcagggatggcagttacacatcattactatggtatcagagcaggacagtctgttacatcaccaCTGGGCATAgaccataagagggaggaggagttactgagaaggaaaggatcatgggacttatagtttccagtggcagccatcttggtgatactttagagaggccataaaattttgtaaatcataaaatcaaactatttgagctccattttgtaactaaggatattgagtattgttgtactcatttatttatatcatcatgggtttttgtgtcagaagttcatattcccggaatacccctttaaccccttaacgctgaagccacttttcatcttcctgacacggcccattttttcaaatctgccctgtgtcactataagtggttataacttcgaaacgctttaacatatccaagtgattttgaaattgttttctcgtgacacattgtacttcatgttagttacaaaattttggtttatgagaaaatcagatatttggtgaaaatctggaaaaattctcaattttcgaaattcaaaatgttctactttttccacacatgagtcataacaccagaaaacataataactaacattcaccaaatgtctactttatacctcagtggttttttatgcatcctcttatttttgtaggatgttatgggcctttgaacgttaggtgcgatttttcacattttcataaaaaaagctaaatcctgctattgagggaccctctcaggtttgaagtcactttgagaggcctaaataaaagtaaaaccccataaattaccccattatagaaactacacccctcaacgtacgtaaaacaacttttatgaagtttgttaaccctttaattggtttacaggggttaaaacaaaatcggatgcaattttgaaattttttttttttactaaattaatgtgtttttcataaaatgtacaaattctcagtggataaaataccaaaacgctccacaaaatttgatacccaatccctcccgtgtataaccataccccatatgtggtggtaacctgctgtatgggcacatgccagggcatcgaaggggagctgcgccattcagagcagattatgtattgtcactttttattggctatacaatctttatttttttggcaatttggacatataagggcttattttttgcgacatgagatgaactttacaaatacttcattttagtgggtctgtagctttttgataagattttattaactctttaatatatggaggaaaagaaaattgtcaattttgggttctttttttttgtatattttgggggtcgtacaccatacactaaaaatactataatatttttattctctagatcactacgattacggtgatacctcatttatatagttttttttatatattttacaggaaaaaaacaaatataaagaaaatctcagtttttgcatcgccatctttccaggatataactttaatatttttttgttgacagagctagtttagggcttattttttacgtgctgagttgtccttttcagtggtaccattttggtgcacataactttttttttatcactttttggaacatttttgtgaagggattttatgaaaatttaaatttttggcgagtttttcgcgttttgttattacggcgttcaccgtacgggtccaataatgtttctgacttattgtacagattgttacggacgcgacgataccaaatatgtggggtattttggaaattttcaggtttttttcactttattagatgtgtatagggaatgtttgtgtttagggggactttaactttagtTAATTATtcttattcaaaagtgtgttattagtgtttttttaccttttttctttacttttacaggttagcttgaacaagtgatccattgatcacttgttcaagctattcttcacctagtacagtgtaatacagatgtattacactgtattatgtgacacactgagcatgctgcgcatgctcagtgtgtcacagccgggtcctgccagaaggattccagctaaatgcccctgacacgccgcggtcagcgcgactgcggcgtgttaggggttaacacctgcgatcggagaaatctccgatcgcgggtgttagaggcaggtgtcggctataatgtatagccgacacccgcagcttctggcgccggctccgttcaggagccggcgccagaagcttgacgtactattactgcattttgcgggaacgcacctcccgccatgcagtaatagtacgtcaaatgctattttactcatgttgggatatattcacataggacatcacaatgaccttgacaattAAGAAATAGTTTGTTGTTCTCTCATTtagatctacagtgtatataaccCATGTCATTTACCACCTTTTAGTAACACAGTTTCCAACATGCCAATTAAATGGCTTATTTATGTAGCATATTTCTTACAATATAACCATATTAAAAGGGAACCGGTTGTCAGTAAttgccctaataaaccactaccattataTTGTCAAACAGCTTAATACCttctaggtttttttttcatggtcCTGTATGATGGTATCAACCTGAAAATCAGAAGTGTAAATtgaatgtataaagtcaagggggtGGAGAATTTAAAACTGAAGTTAAGATGGGGAGCTCTGGATGCCTCCAAGTCTGGGGTTGGCATCATGCACTGGACTTGAGGAGACCTATTTAGTGATGTCTCTAgatgcagaaccatcaattacagtgaaaaggactttctgaggaagagagagcttgacttcagtgttaatatCCCCAcctacttgactttatacaaccagtttactttttgattcaaagtagattttctggatgatgcctccacactgggccatgaaagaaacatgatctggaaggtgtttagctgcttgacaacatactggtagtggtttattaggtcaatttatcCTAAAAAGTTCCCTTCAAGGTCGCGTCAACCGAGCACCTTCTGGCTCCTCCGATAACTAATTTATGCGTGCCCACTGCTTCATCATTATGCACCCCTCCCAGCCCACTCTGTGGTCAGACAGCCTGTGGATGTATACACACGTGACTATATAACCTTATTTTCTGGCTCATGTGGAAAATAAGTGAATAGAAATCCAGAGCGAAAGAAACATAAAGTGCAGAAAAACCTTTTTCATAAAGTGCAGTTCAGAATACATACTAACAATACTACAAACACTGATAAATGGCAGACTCAATTTAGCGTTCCATATCTGATGGTTGCGCCAGAGCATTTGAGCTGTGACTGAGCAGCTGTTACAAGTTACAGTAATTGTGTGCAACTTCATCAGAATACATTGCATGATATTtgccaaagagaaaaaaaaataagaacacACAAGAGAAAGGCGCCTCATGTAATACTGTTGGGATAAATATAGGCTAAAACAGCCCAGTGGGGA
Proteins encoded:
- the NR3C1 gene encoding glucocorticoid receptor isoform X2, producing the protein MDPKDLLKPPNGSQAVKSAHYSDKTGNVIDLFTNYRGGACVNISTSCATPPAALPDTRQQQQQQVARTVEPANGLGNVPQPDLSKAVSLSMGLYMGEPDTKVMGNELGYTQQAPLGVPTADNDFRLLEESIASLQAKPPISEKAADGLEDKGDIKCDMSAQASPSVQGQGGSIGSSVAKLYSKDQSTFDLLKDLDLPPDSPRDNKGSPWELDPIFEDDAVGLLSPLTTDDDFLLRSGAVTEDCKPLILQDCTPKAGDMLLPNTEIQLSQVKTEKEDFIELCTPGVVKQEKFSPVCYGGHFGSGAGLFGNKTSAISVHGVSTSGGQMYHYDLNTSPISQKQPDQKPIFTLGTHLSTISETWNRCHGTGEDNTPGNVNYPGRPLFSNGYSSPGMRSDVSPSPSTSSTSTGPPPKLCLVCSDEASGCHYGVLTCGSCKVFFKRAVEGQHNYLCAGRNDCIIDKIRRKNCPACRYRKCLQAGMNLEARKTKKKIKGIQQSNATAVRELPESSMNKTIVPASVAQLTPTLISLLEAIEPEVLYSGYDSSLPETAWRLMSSLNMLGGRQVVSVVKWAKAIPGFRNLHLDDQMTLLQYSWMFLVVFALGWRSYKQANGSVLYFAPDLVIDEDRMHLPYMQERFQDMFKIVKEMTRLQVSYDEYLCMKTLLLLCTIPKDGLKSHALFEEIRMTYIKELGKAIVKREGNSSQNWQRFYQLTKLMDTMHEVVENLLAFCFYSFTDKSLSVEFPEMLSEIISNQIPKYSSGNIRKLLFHQK
- the NR3C1 gene encoding glucocorticoid receptor isoform X1 — its product is MHRYSMDPKDLLKPPNGSQAVKSAHYSDKTGNVIDLFTNYRGGACVNISTSCATPPAALPDTRQQQQQQVARTVEPANGLGNVPQPDLSKAVSLSMGLYMGEPDTKVMGNELGYTQQAPLGVPTADNDFRLLEESIASLQAKPPISEKAADGLEDKGDIKCDMSAQASPSVQGQGGSIGSSVAKLYSKDQSTFDLLKDLDLPPDSPRDNKGSPWELDPIFEDDAVGLLSPLTTDDDFLLRSGAVTEDCKPLILQDCTPKAGDMLLPNTEIQLSQVKTEKEDFIELCTPGVVKQEKFSPVCYGGHFGSGAGLFGNKTSAISVHGVSTSGGQMYHYDLNTSPISQKQPDQKPIFTLGTHLSTISETWNRCHGTGEDNTPGNVNYPGRPLFSNGYSSPGMRSDVSPSPSTSSTSTGPPPKLCLVCSDEASGCHYGVLTCGSCKVFFKRAVEGQHNYLCAGRNDCIIDKIRRKNCPACRYRKCLQAGMNLEARKTKKKIKGIQQSNATAVRELPESSMNKTIVPASVAQLTPTLISLLEAIEPEVLYSGYDSSLPETAWRLMSSLNMLGGRQVVSVVKWAKAIPGFRNLHLDDQMTLLQYSWMFLVVFALGWRSYKQANGSVLYFAPDLVIDEDRMHLPYMQERFQDMFKIVKEMTRLQVSYDEYLCMKTLLLLCTIPKDGLKSHALFEEIRMTYIKELGKAIVKREGNSSQNWQRFYQLTKLMDTMHEVVENLLAFCFYSFTDKSLSVEFPEMLSEIISNQIPKYSSGNIRKLLFHQK